A genome region from Bacteroides stercoris ATCC 43183 includes the following:
- a CDS encoding substrate-binding domain-containing protein, with product MRRYIYLLLFVLSVCGGMVTSCSRHEVRFRIGVSQCSDDEWRHQMNNEMLREALFYDGVEVEIRTVKDDNARQAEDIRHFIEAGVDLLIVAPNEAEPITPVVEEAYDRGIPVIVVDRRILSEKYTAYVGADNYEIGKAIGRYVSNMLHGKGTVVEIAGLAGSTPAIDRHEGFMSVISACPDIRLLAKEDGAWLRSRAEERMDTLLARFPEIDVVYAQNDRMAAGAYAAAMRRKREKGMRFVGTDAIPGEGYGVEQVLSGELDATFIYPTGGDRVMQIAMDILNKRDFPRETILSTSVVDRDNAPIMKMQTAHISSLDEKIETLNGKISRYLARYATQQVVLYGSLLVLLLVVGLLVAVYLSLRTKNRLNRELSRRKEQLEQQRDQLEQQKNQMEQLSRELEAATHAKLVFFTNVSHDFRTPLTLISDPVEQLLADRSISGQSHQLLELMKKNVHILLRLVNQILDFRKVENGRMELHLEPFDLLESFKGWNDSFRMALLKKHIAFSFEPASGVDYRMLADAGKMERIYFNLLSNAVKYTQENGKIVVRLEAEDNHFRLSVFNSGSYISTTDVEAIFERFYQVDGHQAGTGIGLALVRAFVEMHGGNIMAHSNEKGTTFTVILPKRDTSQYHPAVPALAADEKEISSTLVDAEIQAGDEALEEDCPIVLVIDDNADIRHYVKSLLVKEFRVLDAADGATGIRLAMKYVPDVIVSDVMMPGMDGIECCRRLKGELQTCHIPVILLTACSLDEQRIQGYDGGADSYISKPFNSQLLLSRIRNLIANHKQLKQFFGDNQSIEKESVSELDKDFVTRFKTLVGEKMKDPELNVEDLGRDMGMSRVQLYRKLKSLTNYSPNELLRRMRLKKAASLLAASDMTVAEIAYEVGFSSPSYFTKCYKEQFGESPTDFLKRKG from the coding sequence CGGCATGAGGTACGTTTCCGTATCGGAGTGTCGCAATGCAGCGATGACGAGTGGCGTCACCAGATGAATAACGAGATGTTGCGTGAAGCTCTTTTCTACGATGGCGTAGAAGTGGAGATACGTACAGTGAAAGATGATAATGCCAGGCAGGCGGAGGATATCCGGCACTTTATAGAGGCGGGAGTGGATTTATTGATAGTCGCTCCCAATGAAGCCGAACCCATAACCCCGGTTGTAGAAGAAGCCTACGACCGGGGTATTCCCGTTATTGTGGTAGACCGCAGAATCCTTTCCGAAAAGTACACCGCTTATGTCGGTGCGGACAATTACGAAATAGGCAAGGCGATAGGCAGGTATGTATCCAATATGCTTCATGGGAAAGGTACGGTGGTGGAAATTGCGGGACTGGCGGGTTCTACTCCTGCCATAGACCGCCATGAAGGATTTATGAGCGTCATATCCGCTTGTCCGGACATCCGTCTGCTGGCAAAGGAAGACGGGGCTTGGCTGCGTTCGCGGGCGGAAGAAAGAATGGATACTTTGCTCGCCCGCTTTCCGGAAATTGATGTGGTCTATGCTCAAAACGACCGTATGGCTGCCGGCGCCTATGCAGCCGCCATGCGCCGGAAAAGGGAGAAGGGTATGCGCTTTGTCGGCACAGACGCCATCCCCGGCGAAGGCTATGGGGTGGAGCAAGTGCTTTCGGGCGAATTGGATGCGACATTTATCTATCCCACAGGCGGAGACCGTGTGATGCAGATTGCGATGGATATTCTGAATAAGCGTGACTTTCCCCGCGAAACGATTCTGAGCACTTCGGTGGTGGACCGTGATAATGCGCCCATCATGAAGATGCAGACTGCCCACATCAGTTCACTCGATGAGAAGATTGAAACCCTGAACGGGAAAATCAGCCGATACCTGGCACGCTATGCCACGCAGCAGGTTGTTCTGTACGGCAGTCTGCTGGTACTTCTGCTGGTTGTGGGATTGCTGGTTGCCGTTTATCTTTCCTTGCGTACAAAGAACCGGCTGAACCGTGAACTTTCCCGCCGGAAAGAGCAATTGGAGCAACAACGCGACCAACTGGAACAGCAGAAAAACCAGATGGAACAACTGTCGCGCGAGCTGGAGGCTGCCACGCATGCCAAGCTGGTGTTCTTTACCAACGTTTCCCATGATTTCCGTACACCGTTAACCCTGATTTCCGACCCTGTGGAGCAACTTCTTGCCGACCGTTCTATCAGCGGACAGTCACATCAACTGCTGGAGCTGATGAAGAAGAATGTACATATACTTCTGCGCCTCGTCAATCAGATTCTCGATTTCCGCAAGGTCGAGAACGGACGCATGGAACTGCATCTTGAACCGTTCGACTTGCTGGAGAGCTTCAAAGGGTGGAATGATTCGTTTCGTATGGCTCTGCTTAAGAAACATATCGCTTTCAGCTTTGAACCGGCTTCCGGAGTAGACTATCGCATGCTGGCGGATGCCGGGAAAATGGAACGTATCTACTTCAATCTTCTTTCCAATGCGGTGAAGTACACGCAGGAGAATGGAAAGATTGTGGTACGCCTCGAAGCGGAAGACAACCATTTCCGTTTGTCGGTATTCAATTCGGGCAGCTATATTTCTACCACTGATGTAGAGGCCATTTTTGAACGCTTCTATCAGGTAGACGGACATCAGGCCGGTACTGGTATCGGTCTTGCCCTGGTGCGTGCTTTTGTGGAAATGCATGGCGGCAATATCATGGCGCACAGTAATGAGAAAGGAACTACTTTCACCGTTATTCTTCCGAAGCGGGATACATCGCAGTATCATCCTGCCGTACCGGCATTGGCTGCCGATGAGAAAGAGATTTCGTCTACGTTGGTGGATGCGGAAATCCAGGCAGGGGATGAGGCTCTGGAAGAAGATTGCCCGATTGTGCTTGTCATTGATGATAATGCCGATATTCGCCATTATGTGAAGTCTTTGCTTGTTAAGGAATTCCGTGTGCTGGATGCGGCGGATGGGGCAACAGGCATTCGTCTTGCTATGAAATACGTGCCTGATGTGATTGTTTCCGATGTCATGATGCCCGGCATGGACGGGATAGAGTGCTGCCGTCGTCTGAAAGGGGAGTTGCAGACTTGCCATATTCCGGTTATCCTGCTTACTGCCTGCTCGCTCGACGAACAGCGTATTCAAGGCTATGACGGCGGAGCGGATTCTTACATATCCAAGCCTTTCAATTCGCAACTGCTGCTTTCGCGCATCAGAAATCTTATAGCCAACCACAAACAGCTGAAACAGTTTTTCGGTGATAACCAGTCGATAGAGAAAGAATCTGTCAGCGAACTTGACAAGGACTTCGTTACCCGCTTCAAGACTCTGGTGGGGGAGAAGATGAAAGATCCGGAACTGAATGTTGAGGATTTGGGCCGTGATATGGGGATGAGCCGTGTACAGCTTTACCGTAAACTGAAGTCGCTCACAAACTATTCCCCCAATGAACTGCTGCGCCGGATGCGTTTGAAGAAAGCCGCTTCCTTGCTTGCCGCCTCCGATATGACTGTGGCCGAGATTGCCTATGAGGTAGGTTTCTCGTCACCGTCTTATTTCACGAAATGCTATAAGGAGCAGTTCGGTGAGAGCCCCACGGATTTTCTGAAACGGAAAGGATAA
- the nifJ gene encoding pyruvate:ferredoxin (flavodoxin) oxidoreductase, with the protein MTKQKKFITCDGNQAAAHISYMFSEVAAIYPITPSSTMAEYVDEWAAAGRKNIFGETVLVQEMQSEGGAAGAVHGSLQAGALTTTYTASQGLLLMIPNMYKIAGEFLPCVFHVSARTLASHALCIFGDHQDVMSARQTGFAMLAEGSVQEVMDLAGVAHLSTIKSRVPFVNFFDGFRTSHEIQKIEMLENEDLAPLIDQEALAEFRARALNPMNPVARGMAENPDHFFQHRESCNNYYEAVPAIVEEYMNEISKITGRKYGLFDYYGAEDAERVIIAMGSVTEAAREAIDYLVANGEKVGLVAVHLYRPFSAKHFLAAVPKTAKKIAVLDRTKEPGANGEPLYLDVKDCFYGTENAPVIVGGRYGLGSKDTTPAQIIAVYKNLAMPMPKNHFTIGIVDDVTFTSLPQEEEIALGGEGMFEAKFYGLGADGTVGANKNSVKIIGDNTDKHCQAYFSYDSKKSGGFTCSHLRFGDTPIRSTYLVNTPNFVACHVQAYLHMYDVTRGLRKNGSFLLNTIWEGEELAKNLPNRVKKYFAQNNISVYYINATQIAQEIGLGNRTNTILQSAFFRITGVIPVEQAVEQMKKFIVKSYGKKGEDVVNKNYAAVDRGGEYKTLAIDPAWANLPDDAKAENNDPAFINEVVRPINAQDGDLLKVSAFKGIEDGTWEQGTAKYEKRGVAAFVPEWNPENCIQCNKCAYVCPHASIRPFVLDAEEQKGAEFSQLKAVGKAFEGMTFRMQVDVLDCLGCGNCADICPGNPKKGGKALTMKHLESQLAEAANWTYCVENVKSKQHLVDIKANVKNSQFATPLFEFSGACSGCGETPYVKLISQLFGDREMVANATGCSSIYSGSVPSTPYTKNEKGHGPAWANSLFEDFCEFGLGMELANEKMRARIVKTMEEAIAAEGTPAEYKEVFQAWIENMYDADKTKELAEKIIPMVEAAKDKCDCCKTIAGLSQYLVKRSQWIIGGDGASYDIGYGGLDHVIASGKDVNILVLDTEVYSNTGGQSSKATPVGAIAKFAAAGKRVRKKDLGLMATTYGYVYVAQIAMGADQAQTLKAIREAEAYPGPSLIIAYAPCINHGLKAGMGKSQAEEEKAVKCGYWHLWRYNPALEAEGKNPFTLDSKEPDWSGFQDFLKGEVRYASVMKQYPQEAEELFKAAEENAKWRYNSYKRLSKENWGAEVAE; encoded by the coding sequence ATGACTAAACAGAAGAAATTCATTACTTGTGATGGTAACCAGGCTGCTGCACATATCTCGTATATGTTCTCGGAAGTAGCTGCCATCTATCCTATCACACCCTCTTCTACGATGGCTGAATACGTAGACGAATGGGCTGCCGCAGGTCGTAAAAACATCTTCGGCGAAACAGTATTGGTACAGGAAATGCAATCCGAAGGCGGTGCTGCCGGCGCCGTTCACGGTTCTTTGCAAGCCGGTGCGCTGACTACAACGTACACCGCTTCACAAGGTCTGTTGCTGATGATACCGAACATGTACAAGATTGCCGGTGAATTCCTGCCTTGCGTGTTCCACGTATCCGCACGTACTTTGGCAAGCCATGCGCTGTGTATCTTCGGTGACCACCAGGACGTAATGTCTGCACGTCAGACAGGTTTCGCCATGTTGGCCGAAGGTTCCGTACAGGAAGTTATGGACCTGGCGGGTGTCGCTCACCTTTCTACTATCAAGAGCCGCGTACCGTTCGTTAACTTCTTCGACGGTTTCCGTACTTCTCACGAAATCCAGAAGATTGAAATGCTGGAGAACGAAGACCTCGCTCCGCTTATCGACCAGGAAGCATTGGCTGAATTCCGTGCACGTGCACTGAACCCGATGAACCCGGTTGCCCGCGGTATGGCCGAAAACCCCGACCACTTCTTCCAACACCGCGAATCTTGCAACAACTACTACGAAGCTGTTCCCGCTATCGTAGAGGAATACATGAACGAGATTTCCAAAATCACAGGCCGCAAGTACGGTTTGTTCGATTACTACGGTGCAGAAGATGCAGAACGCGTAATCATCGCTATGGGTTCTGTAACGGAAGCTGCCCGTGAAGCCATCGACTACCTCGTTGCCAACGGCGAAAAGGTTGGTTTGGTTGCCGTTCACTTGTATCGTCCGTTCTCTGCCAAGCACTTCCTGGCTGCCGTTCCCAAGACTGCCAAGAAGATTGCCGTACTCGACCGTACGAAGGAACCGGGTGCTAACGGCGAACCGTTGTACCTCGATGTAAAAGACTGCTTCTACGGCACGGAAAACGCTCCGGTTATCGTAGGCGGCCGTTACGGTCTGGGTTCCAAGGATACCACTCCTGCACAAATCATCGCAGTTTACAAGAACCTGGCTATGCCGATGCCGAAGAACCACTTCACTATCGGTATTGTGGACGACGTTACTTTCACTTCTCTTCCTCAGGAAGAAGAAATCGCATTGGGCGGCGAAGGCATGTTCGAGGCTAAGTTCTACGGTTTGGGAGCCGACGGTACAGTAGGCGCCAACAAGAACTCGGTTAAGATTATCGGTGACAACACCGACAAGCACTGCCAGGCTTACTTCTCTTACGACTCCAAGAAATCAGGCGGTTTCACTTGCTCTCACCTGCGCTTCGGTGACACTCCGATCCGTTCTACATACTTGGTAAACACTCCGAACTTTGTGGCTTGCCACGTTCAGGCTTACCTGCACATGTACGACGTAACCCGCGGTCTGCGCAAGAACGGTTCATTCTTGCTGAACACCATCTGGGAAGGTGAAGAGCTGGCTAAGAACCTGCCTAACAGAGTAAAGAAATACTTTGCACAGAACAATATCTCCGTTTACTACATCAACGCAACTCAGATTGCACAGGAAATCGGTTTGGGCAACCGTACCAACACCATTCTCCAGTCTGCATTCTTCCGTATCACAGGTGTAATTCCTGTAGAACAGGCTGTTGAGCAGATGAAGAAATTCATCGTCAAGTCTTACGGCAAGAAGGGTGAAGACGTAGTAAACAAGAACTACGCAGCCGTAGACCGTGGCGGCGAATACAAGACTCTGGCTATCGACCCGGCATGGGCTAACCTGCCTGATGATGCCAAAGCAGAAAACAACGACCCCGCATTCATCAACGAAGTGGTTCGTCCTATCAATGCACAGGACGGCGACTTGCTGAAGGTATCTGCATTCAAGGGTATCGAAGACGGTACTTGGGAACAAGGTACGGCTAAGTACGAAAAACGCGGTGTGGCAGCTTTCGTTCCCGAATGGAATCCTGAAAACTGTATCCAGTGTAACAAGTGTGCTTACGTTTGTCCTCACGCTTCTATCCGTCCGTTCGTACTCGACGCTGAAGAGCAGAAGGGTGCTGAGTTCTCTCAACTGAAAGCAGTGGGTAAGGCATTCGAAGGCATGACATTCCGTATGCAGGTAGACGTTCTCGACTGTCTGGGTTGCGGTAACTGTGCCGACATCTGTCCGGGCAACCCAAAGAAGGGTGGCAAGGCTCTTACCATGAAGCATCTTGAAAGCCAACTGGCTGAAGCTGCCAACTGGACTTACTGCGTGGAAAACGTGAAGAGCAAACAACACTTGGTTGACATCAAGGCTAACGTGAAGAACTCTCAGTTTGCAACTCCGCTGTTCGAGTTCTCAGGCGCTTGCTCCGGTTGCGGTGAAACTCCGTATGTGAAACTGATTTCCCAGTTGTTCGGTGACCGCGAAATGGTTGCCAACGCTACCGGATGTTCTTCTATCTATTCAGGTTCCGTTCCTTCTACTCCTTATACCAAGAACGAAAAGGGTCACGGTCCTGCTTGGGCTAACTCACTGTTCGAGGACTTCTGTGAATTCGGTCTGGGTATGGAGCTCGCTAACGAAAAGATGCGCGCACGTATCGTGAAGACTATGGAAGAAGCTATCGCAGCAGAAGGTACTCCGGCTGAATACAAGGAAGTATTCCAGGCTTGGATTGAAAACATGTACGATGCAGACAAGACTAAGGAACTGGCTGAAAAGATCATTCCTATGGTAGAAGCTGCCAAGGACAAATGCGATTGCTGCAAGACCATCGCCGGTCTGTCTCAATACCTGGTTAAACGCAGCCAGTGGATCATCGGTGGTGACGGTGCTTCTTACGACATCGGCTACGGCGGTCTCGACCACGTAATCGCCAGCGGCAAGGACGTTAACATCCTCGTTCTGGATACTGAGGTTTACTCCAACACAGGCGGTCAGTCTTCCAAGGCTACTCCGGTAGGCGCTATCGCCAAGTTTGCTGCCGCCGGTAAGCGTGTACGCAAGAAAGACCTCGGTCTGATGGCTACTACTTACGGTTATGTATATGTTGCTCAAATCGCTATGGGTGCCGACCAGGCTCAGACTTTGAAGGCTATCCGCGAAGCAGAGGCATATCCCGGTCCGTCACTCATCATCGCTTACGCTCCGTGTATCAACCACGGTTTGAAGGCTGGTATGGGTAAGAGCCAGGCAGAAGAAGAGAAAGCCGTTAAGTGCGGTTACTGGCACTTGTGGCGTTACAACCCGGCTCTGGAAGCTGAAGGCAAGAATCCGTTCACGCTGGATAGCAAAGAACCGGATTGGTCGGGCTTCCAGGACTTCTTGAAAGGTGAGGTTCGTTACGCATCCGTAATGAAACAATATCCGCAGGAAGCCGAAGAGCTGTTCAAGGCTGCCGAGGAAAACGCTAAATGGCGTTACAACAGCTACAAGCGTCTGTCCAAAGAAAACTGGGGCGCTGAAGTTGCCGAATAA
- a CDS encoding ATP-binding protein, with product MEAFYRTHAYLVEHTNAPVRRDLMDEIDWNDRLIGIKGTRGVGKTTFLLQYAKEKFGTDRSCLFINMNNFYFSGHSLVDFAYEFQRRGGKVLLIDQVFKHPDWSKELRLCYDRFPNLKIVFTGSSVMRLKEENLELRDIAKSYNLRGFSFREYLNLQTDMKFHAYSLEEILSNHEQIAKGILSKVRPLDYFQDYMHHGFYPFFLEKRNFSENLLKTMNMMVEVDILLIKQIELKYLSKIKKLLYLLAVDGPKAPNVSQLANDIQTSRATVMNYIKYLADARLINMVYPKGEEFPKKPSKIMMHNSNLMYSIYPVKVEEQDVLETFFVNTMWKDHKVNKGDKNISFMVDEVMPFKICQEGMRIKNNPGVTYALHKAEIGRGNQIPLWLFGFLY from the coding sequence ATGGAAGCATTTTACCGAACACACGCTTATCTGGTAGAGCATACAAATGCCCCCGTTCGCCGCGACCTCATGGATGAGATTGACTGGAACGACCGTCTTATCGGTATCAAAGGCACCCGAGGCGTAGGCAAGACCACATTCCTGCTGCAATATGCCAAAGAGAAATTCGGTACCGACCGCTCCTGCCTCTTTATCAACATGAACAACTTTTACTTCTCCGGTCACAGCCTGGTGGACTTCGCTTACGAATTCCAGCGCCGCGGCGGAAAGGTATTGTTGATAGACCAGGTGTTCAAGCACCCCGACTGGAGCAAGGAGCTGCGCCTGTGCTACGACCGTTTTCCCAATCTGAAGATTGTATTCACCGGCTCGTCCGTGATGCGCCTGAAAGAGGAAAATCTGGAGTTGCGCGACATTGCGAAAAGTTATAACCTGCGCGGTTTCTCCTTCCGTGAGTATCTGAACCTGCAGACCGACATGAAGTTCCACGCCTACTCACTGGAAGAAATCCTGAGCAACCACGAACAGATAGCCAAAGGCATTCTGTCCAAAGTACGCCCGCTGGACTATTTTCAAGACTATATGCACCACGGCTTCTACCCCTTTTTCCTCGAGAAGCGCAATTTCTCGGAGAATCTGCTGAAGACGATGAACATGATGGTGGAAGTGGACATCCTGCTCATCAAACAAATAGAGCTGAAATATCTGTCAAAGATAAAAAAATTACTATATTTGTTGGCGGTGGACGGCCCGAAAGCGCCTAATGTGAGCCAATTGGCCAACGATATACAGACATCCAGAGCTACGGTGATGAACTACATCAAGTATCTGGCAGATGCACGGCTTATCAACATGGTATATCCCAAAGGAGAAGAATTCCCCAAAAAGCCGTCGAAGATAATGATGCACAATTCCAACCTGATGTACTCCATCTACCCCGTAAAGGTGGAAGAGCAGGATGTGCTGGAAACGTTCTTTGTAAACACCATGTGGAAAGACCACAAAGTGAACAAAGGCGACAAGAACATTTCGTTCATGGTGGACGAAGTGATGCCTTTCAAGATTTGTCAGGAAGGCATGAGGATCAAGAACAATCCGGGAGTGACGTACGCATTGCACAAGGCAGAGATAGGCCGGGGCAATCAGATACCTCTCTGGCTGTTCGGCTTCCTGTATTAG
- a CDS encoding glycoside hydrolase family 10 protein → MKKSSLILLYIFCLLPLAAQRPPKHEVRAAWVTAVYGLDWPRTRATTPESIRKQQDELVEILDKLKAANFNTVLFQTRTRGDVLYKSSIEPYNSILTGKTDGNPGYDPLAFAVAECHKRGMECHAWMVTIPLGNRKHVAALGKASVTKRKPAICVPYKREYFLNPGHPQTKEYLMSLVREVVERYDVDGVHFDYLRYPEHALRFSDSYTYKKYGNGRDLAQWRRDNITEIVRYLYKGVKALKPWVKVSTCPVGKYRDTARYPSRGWNAFHTVYQDVQGWLGEGIQDQIYPMMYFRGNGFYPFALDWQEQSNGRQIIPGLGIYFLDPGEGNWTVDEVERQINFTRAHGLAGEGHYRVKYLMDNTQGLYDILQENYYTAPAMQPAMPWIDNVPPTAPTQLNVGKLADGYWKITWQAATDNDKRNAPTYVVYGSDTYPVDTANPENILAQRIQGTEYIYAPIRPWNTRKYFAVTAVDRCGNESPICQ, encoded by the coding sequence ATGAAGAAATCAAGCCTTATACTATTATATATCTTCTGTCTTCTTCCCCTTGCCGCCCAGCGGCCGCCCAAGCACGAGGTACGTGCCGCATGGGTCACCGCCGTCTACGGACTGGATTGGCCCCGCACCCGCGCCACCACGCCCGAGAGCATCCGCAAGCAGCAGGACGAACTCGTAGAGATACTGGACAAACTGAAAGCCGCCAACTTCAACACCGTACTGTTTCAGACCCGTACGCGGGGCGATGTGCTCTACAAATCGTCCATCGAGCCTTATAACTCCATCCTGACAGGAAAAACCGACGGCAACCCCGGCTACGACCCGCTTGCCTTTGCCGTAGCCGAATGCCACAAACGCGGTATGGAATGCCACGCCTGGATGGTGACCATTCCTTTAGGCAACCGCAAGCATGTCGCCGCCCTCGGCAAGGCATCGGTCACCAAACGCAAACCCGCTATCTGCGTACCTTATAAACGCGAGTATTTCCTCAATCCCGGACATCCGCAGACCAAAGAATACCTGATGAGCCTTGTCCGCGAAGTCGTGGAACGTTACGATGTGGACGGCGTGCATTTCGATTACCTGCGCTACCCCGAACATGCCCTGCGCTTCTCCGACAGCTATACCTATAAGAAGTACGGCAACGGACGCGACCTCGCGCAATGGCGGCGTGACAATATCACGGAAATAGTCCGTTATCTCTATAAAGGCGTCAAGGCGCTGAAGCCCTGGGTAAAGGTGAGCACCTGCCCCGTGGGTAAGTACCGCGACACCGCCCGCTATCCGTCGCGCGGCTGGAATGCGTTCCACACCGTCTATCAGGACGTACAAGGCTGGCTGGGCGAAGGCATACAGGACCAGATATATCCTATGATGTACTTCCGCGGCAACGGCTTCTATCCTTTCGCCCTCGACTGGCAGGAGCAAAGCAACGGCCGGCAGATTATTCCCGGACTGGGCATCTACTTCCTCGACCCCGGCGAAGGCAACTGGACTGTGGACGAAGTGGAACGGCAGATAAACTTCACCCGTGCACACGGCCTGGCGGGCGAAGGCCACTACCGCGTGAAGTACCTTATGGACAATACGCAGGGGTTGTATGACATACTTCAAGAGAACTACTATACCGCCCCCGCCATGCAACCCGCCATGCCGTGGATAGACAATGTGCCGCCAACCGCCCCCACGCAACTCAACGTCGGGAAGCTGGCCGACGGATACTGGAAAATCACCTGGCAAGCCGCCACTGACAACGATAAACGGAATGCGCCGACCTATGTAGTCTACGGTTCCGATACGTATCCCGTAGATACCGCCAACCCGGAAAATATACTGGCGCAACGCATACAGGGAACCGAATACATATATGCCCCTATCCGCCCCTGGAACACCCGGAAATACTTTGCAGTTACCGCCGTAGACCGTTGCGGCAACGAAAGTCCCATCTGCCAATAG